The sequence below is a genomic window from Pirellulales bacterium.
TATGTGAACGACGAGCAGGCCTATCGCCGCACGGTCAGCAACGACGGTGTCTGCTATACGGGAGATCTCGGCTACATGAGCCCTCGGGGGCTGATTTTTGCCGGCCGGTCGAAGCTGGTGATCAAGCCCAAGGGCTACCAGGTGCATCCGGCGCAGATCGAAAACCATTTCTGCCTGTTGGCCGACCGGGTCGCCGCTTGCGGCGCCGTAGGCGCGCCGCACGAGGTGTTCAGCGAGGGGGTCGTGCTGTTCGTCGAATCACGACCCGGCGTCGAATTGCAGCTGGTCGAGTTGCAGGAACACGCCAAAGGCATTGCCGCCTACATGCGGCCCACGCATTACGTGCTGCTGCCGCCGGGCGGACTGCCGCTCAATCGCGTGGCCAAGACCGACTACGTCTCGTTGCGCGAGCGGGCGCTGTCCGAGGTCGAGCAACTGCGCAGCGCCGGCGGCTGGGATCGCTAGCCGATGCAGGAAACCACCGCTGACCTGGATTTTGCGGATGAATCCCACGCGATCGGCTTGCTGCTGGGCATCTGGAACGATTTTGGCCGGCTGGCTCGCGCTCGGACTACCCACTACGATCGGGGCCCTTGAACCGGTGACCAACCTCAAAGCCGACGAACGGATTGTTTTCTATCCCACCTACGGGCACCTCGATCCGCAGGCGGGGGTGCGGCTGTGGATCGAAGGCGTCGTGCTCGAATCGCGCCACGGCGCAGGCGCGACGGCCCGGCTGGCACAATTGTTCGGCTTGCCGGACAACGCCGACGAGTCGGCGCTGTTTCGGGAGCGCGTGGCGCATTTTCTCGTCGATCACGAGCGCGACAAGCGCGTCATCGTGCGAGTCGGCCGCTTGGAGCACGAGTTCGCCCCCACGGCCGCCGACGGGGTGTTCTCGGGCGAGATCGACATCGAAGCGCTGGCCGCCGCGGGATTCGACCCGGCCGCCGTCGCGCGCGAGCAGCGACTGCGCGTGCAGGCCGTGCTGCCCGACCACGATCGGCGCCAATTCGGCATCGACGTGCAACTCATCGGCCACCAGGGCTGGTCGGTGGTCTGCGACATCGATGACACGGTGAAAGTCACGCAGGTCAACGATCACAGCGAGTTGATGAACAACACGTTTTTCCGCCCGTTCCGCGCGGTCCAGGGCATGCCCGAAGCGCTGGCCGCATGGCGGCGCGCAGGCGCGGCGTTTCACTACGTTTCGGCCTCGCCCAAGCAGCTCGTCGAGCCGCTGGCGCAGTTTCTGCACGATGCCGGGCTGCCTCCCGGTTCGATGCATCTGCGCACCTTCCGGTTTGGCGGGAGCGACATGCTCGAAGTTGAAGAGCATCACGACGGCTTCAAGGCGAGCGTCATCGCCCGCATCCTGCAGCATTTCCCCGAGCGTCGGTTCGTGCTCGTCGGCGATTCATCGCAGCGCGATCCCGAGATCTACGGCAAGCTCGCTCGCGAGAATCCGCTGCAAATCGCGGCGATCTTCATTCGCAATTGCACCGGCGAGCCGCACGGCACTCCGCGCTACGAGGCGGCTTTCAGCCAGATTTCGCCACAGCGCTGGCGCGTGTTCGACGATCCGGCCCCCCTGGCGCTCGCAGCCGGCGCGCTGGCGCCGTAAACTCGCGGCACACCGTCCTGCCTCCGCGGAGAGTCACCCCATGCCTGCTGCCGCGCTACCTATCGCTCGTCGTGATTTTCTTCGGGTCGGGGCCGGCGCCGCAGCCGCCGGACTTTGGCCCTCGATCCACCCGCAGATGGCCCGCGCGGCGAACGCGAAGTTACGTGTCGGCGTCGTGCTGACCGAATTCACCTATCGCAGCCATGCCCACGTGATCCTCGAGAATTTCCTCGAACCGTACTTGTTCAACGGCCTCTGGCAGCACGCCGACATGAACGTCCCCTGCTTCTACGTCGACCAGTTTCCCGAGGGCGACATGTCGCGGCAGGTGGCCGAGAGCTACGGCATCAAGATCTATCCCACGATTCGCGAATGCCTCTGCCAGGGGGGCGATACGCTGGCCGTCGATGCCGTGCTGTCGATCGGCGAACACGGCAACTATCCGCACAACGAGAAAGGACAGCACGAGTATCCGCGCAAGCGGTTTTTCGACGAGATTGCCGCCGTTTGCCGGACGAGCGGCCGCGGGGTGCCGGTGTTCAACGACAAACATCTCTCCTATCGCTGGGATTGGGCCAAGGAGATGTACGACACGGCCCGGGAGCTGCACATGCCGTTGATGGCCGGCAGCAGCGTCCCCTTGGCCGAACGCCGCCCGCCGCTCGAATTGCCGGCAGGCGCCAAGATCACCGAAGCCGTCTCGATCCACGCGGGCGGCGTCGAGTCGTACGATTTCCATTGCCTCGAAGTGCTGCAATCGATGGTCGAGGCCCGCGCCGGCGGCGAGACCGGCATTCGTGAAGTCCAGTTCCTGACCGGAGAACCGCTGTGGAAGGCCGCCGACGAGGGCCGCTGGTCGATCGAGCTGGCCGAGTTGGCAATGGCCGCCGAACTTGGCGAGCGCAAGCCGCTCCGCGAGATCGCCGCGGCCGGTGGCGATCCGAACTCGGCGCACGGTGTGCTCTTGACCTACACCGACGGGCTCCGGGCCATCGGCCTGAAACTGGGCAGCGGCAGCACGCGCTGGAACTTTGCCTGCCGCCTCGACGGTAACGCGACCCCGCAGGCGACGAGCCTTTACGTTGGCCCCTGGCAGAACCGCAATCTCTTCAAGGCGCTGTCACACGCCATCCAGGACCATTTCCGCCGTGGACAAGCCCCCTACCCCGTCGAGCGCACGCTGCTGGTAACCGGCGTGCTCGATGCGGAGATGGAATCGCGGTTCCAGGGAGGGCAGCCGCAGGCGACGCCGCACCTCGAATTCAGTTATGCCCCGCGAGATTTTCGGGCGATGCGCGAAATGGGGGCCACCTGGAAAATCATCACCGAGGCCACGCCCGAGCCGCCAGGCATCGATCCCGGCGGGCGCAAGTAAGCCGGCCGCCAGTGCCGCCCAAGAGCCCGGCAAACAGCGGCCACGGTCAGTCGTCGAGCGACGGCTTGCTAAGTCCGCCGAAGCGGCACGCCCGAAAACGGTCGAGCGCCGCGGCGGGCTCGTTGCCGAGTTGCTGCCAGGCGTCGGCCCGCGTTTCGAGCGTCGCCTCGAGGTCGCTGGTCCACTGCGTTGCGCCGGCCAGCGTCGCCTGTGCGGCGTCTCCCTCGCCGCGCGCGGCAAGAATCCGGCCGCGCAACACCCTCGCCCGCCCGTAGGCTTCGTCTAAACCATACCAGACCGGATCGCGCACCACCGATAAGACGTGATCGGCGTCGTCCAACGCCAGGTCGGGGCGCCCGAGCCGTTCGTAGATCTCTGCTCGATCGGCGCGCGCGACTAAGGCGCCCGTGCGGTCGATGATTTCGTCGAGCGCCATCCGCGCCGCATCTAAGCGGTGACTGGCCACGAGTGCCGCCGCCAGGCAGCGATATGCTTCGGAATCGCGCTCGTCCAGCGCCGCAGCAGCTTTCGCGGCCTCGACTGCCTGCCTGGGCCGTTTGAGTTTCAACAGCAGCTTGGATTTGCCGAGCAAAGCTTCCCTGCGGAACGATGCGGCGAAGTCGTCCTCGTCCATCGCCAGGACGGCCTCGTAGTCGGCCCGCGCCTCGGGAAGCATCCCGAGCTCGACAAACCACTCGGCACGCTGCATGCGATACCGGGCATCGTTAAAGGCTCCATCCTCGCCGCTTTCTATGGCAATGGCGTGGGTGATGAGCGTAATCGCTTCGATATCGTCGCCGATGGCGTGGTAATAATCGGCCAATTCCGAGATCACCCAGGGAAGATCGCCAGCGTGCTCACGCAGCCTTTCGAAGACCTGTGTCGCGGCGTCGCGATGGCCCAAGCGATGTTCGAGCCAGCCACAGAGGATGTAGGCCCGATAGTCGTCGGGGGTCGTGTCTAGGGCCCGATAATAGTCGGAAAGCGCTTCGTCGTTGCGGCCCAGCGACTCGTAGATTCTCGCACGCATGCGGAACCGCAAGTGCGATTCCTGCGGTTTGAGATCGATGGCTCTTTGGATGCTGTAGAGCGCCTCGCCGAGTCGCCCTGCGTCGCGACAGGCATCGGCTCTCGATTCCCAGATGTCCGCCTGCTGATCGTCGAGATACAGCGAGTTGTTGTAGTCGCGAATTGCGTCGTCATAGCGATGCTCGCGATAATAGGCCGCACCGCGGCGCGCGTACCGTCGGGCAAGTTCCGTGGATTCCCGATCGGAGCGAATCATCATGCTCCAATCTTCGACTGCCTTGGCGTAGTCGTGTAAGGACTCCCAACAATCGGCCCTGGCCTCGAGCGCTTCGACGTCCGTGGGGCGATGCTCGAGCGTCACCGAGAACTCGCGCACAGCCGTTTCATAGTCCTCCGCTTCCATGGCCGCCTGGCCGCGCTGGAATGCTGACCGGGCCTGCTGCTGTTGCTCGCTGCAGCCTGCCGTCGACAAACACGCCGCGCAAGCGAGCCAGCAGATCGAAGACCAGGGGGGCTCTTTGAACATCACCGCCGATTGTATCCGGCCGGCACCGCTTTGACGCCAGGCGCGGCACATGCAGGCGGGCCGCCGGGCCGGCCGCGGCACTCGACTCACAACTGCTCGAAGTAGCGCTGCCGCTCCCAGTCGGTCACGGCGGCACGGTACAGGCCGGCTTCGAGCCGCGCGGTGTGCACGTAGAAATCAACGACCTCGTCGCCCAGGGCCGCGCGGGCCACCTGGCTGGCGTTCAGCAATTCGGCCGCTTCTTCCAGGCTCTGGGGCAGCCGCGGCAGCGTTTCGTCTTCATAAGCGTTGCCGCGATAGGGCTCGCCGCAATCGAGCCGTTCGGCAATTCCCGCCAAGCCGGCCGCCAAGGTGGCCGCGAACGCCAGATAGGGATTTGCGTCGGCCCCCGGCGAACGGTTTTCGATGCGAAAGCCGTCGCCGTGGCCCACGACGCGCAGCGCCGTGGTGCGATTGTCGTAGGCCCAGGCCAGCCGCGTGGGTGCCCACGAGGCGGCTTGAAACCGCTTGTAGGAATTCACCGTTGGGGCAAAGAAGTAGCACAGTTCCCGCCCGTACTTGAGCAGCCCGCCCAGGAACTGGCGAAACACGGCGCTGCCGGCCGACTTCGTCGCATCCCAAAACAGGTTGCGCGACTCGTTCTTATTCCACAGGCTGGTGTGCAGATGAAAGCTGCTGCCGGCCTGCTGGGCGTCCCATTTGGCCATAAAGGTGATTGCCCGGCCAAGCTGCGCCGCGATGTCCTTGGCGCCGTACTTGTAGATCACGTGCTGATCGGCCATCTGCAAGGCCTCTGCATAGAGCAGATTGACCTCGTGCTGGCCGCGGCCCCATTCGCCCTTGCTCCCCTCGACGACGATGCCCGCATCGGTCATTTCGTTGCGCAGCCGGCGCATCAGGTCTTCGTCGCGGCCGGGCTGCAGCAGATGGTAGTCGATCAGGTAGTCGCTCGACGGCGTCAGGTCGCGAAACGTGAGAGCATGCGCCTCGGCATAGCTGTTGTGGAACAGGTAGAACTCCAACTCCGACGCCATCATCGCGACCTGGTCCGCGCTCGAGAGCCGCTCGAGCTGCCGGCGCAGCACGGCCCGGGGCGAAGGGGCAATCGGCCGGTGATCGGCGTCCAACAAGTCGGCGATCGCCAATGCGGTTCCCGGGTGCCAAGGCAACCGCCGCATGCTGTGCAAATCGACGGCCGCGTGAAAATCGCCGTAGCCCTGGTCCCAGCTAGCCAGCCGAAAGCCCGGCATCGGGTTCATCTCGACGTCGACCGTCAGCAGGTAGTTGCACAGATGTGTGCCCGATTTTTCGACGCTGCGGGCAAAGTGCGAGTAGGTGAAACGTTTCCCCAACAGGCGGCCGTAGACGTCGGGCACGGCGACGATCACCGTGTCGATTTCGTCGGCGGTAAACCACGCGGGCAGGAAACCCGAATCGTGCTTGGCACTCATCCGCCGGCCTCTTCGTTGACGCGTATGAAGACGTTCTTGACTTCGGTATACAGCCGCATGGCCTCGATGCCTAAATCGCGGCCCACGCCGCTGCGCTTGAACCCGCCGAAGGGCGCCTCCTGATAGACGCTGCTGTTCGTGTTGACGCTCAGCACGCCCGTTTCGACCGCGCGCGCCACGCGCAGGGCCCGTTCGAGATCGCGCGTCCACAGCGAACCCGACAGCCCGTAGATCGAGGCATTGGCCAGCTCGATCGCCTCGCGCTCGTTGCGGAACGGCAATACGCAGGCCACGGGACCGAAGATCTCTTCCTGGCAGGTGCGCGACTCGTTCGGCAGGCCTTCGACGACGGCCGGTGTCAGGTAGAACCCCGGCGATTTCGGGCGTTCGCCGCCGCACAAGATGCGTCCGCCTTCTTGGCGGGCGAGCTGCAGGTAGCCCTCGACCGTTTCGCGCTGCGCTTGCGAGACCATCGGGCCAATTTGTGTCTGGGCGTCCAGCGGATCGCCGACGACGAGCGCCCGGGTCGCGCTCACCAGGGCCTCGACGAACCGGTCATAAATCGACGCTTCGATCAGTACCCGGCTGCGGGCACAACAGTCCTGGCCGGTGTTGTCGAAGACGGCCATCGGTGCCGCAGCGGCCGCGGCCTCCCAATCGGCATCGGCGAAGACGATGTTGGGGCTCTTGCCGCCCAGCTCGAGCGAAACGCGCTTGATGTCGTCGGCCGCGAGCTTGAGAATCCGCGCGCCCGTCGTGGTCTCGCCCGTGAAGGCGATCTTGCGCACACCGGGATGGCTGACCAGGTAATCGCCTACCAGACTGCCGCGCCCCGCGATGACCTGAAAGATGCCGGCGGGGATGCCGGCTTGTTCGGCGAGTTGTCCCAGCGCCAGCGCCGTAAGCGGAGTCAGGCTGGCCGGCTTGAGAATCACCGCATTTCCGGTCGCCAGCGCCGGGGCACATTTCCAGCACGCCATACAGAACGGAAAGTTCCAGGGCACGATGGCCGCGACCACCCCGATCGGTACGTGCAGCGTGTAGTCGAAGCCTTGCCCCGAGACGGGTAGCGTCTCGCCGACGAACCGCGGAATCGCGCCGGCGTAATACTCAAAACAGCGCGCCCCGGCCAGGATCTCCCAGCGGGCGCTGCCGAGCGGCTTGCCGACGTTGCGGGCCTCGAGCAGCGCCAACTCGTCGGCGTGCTGGCGAATCAACTCGGCCAGGCGGAACAACGCATTGGAGCGCTCGCGCGGCGAAATCCGCGCCCAGGCCGCGGTCCGAAAGGCCTCGCCGGCGCTGGCCACCGCGTCGTCGATCTCGGGTTTGCCCGCCGCGGGCACCGCGCACCAAACCTGCTCGGTGGCCGGCTCGATCAGCTCGATGCGTCCGCCGCTGGCCTCGCGCCGCCAGGTGCCGCCAATCAATAGGGCATCGGGAATCGCGCCTGCGGGACTCGACGTCTTGTTGGCGGCGGTCGAAACGGCAGCATGCATCGTCACCAGGCCTCCTCGTACATCCGCAGCAGATCTTCCACGGTGCAGGGCCGTGGGTTGGTCAAATGGCAGCCGTCTTCAAAGGCCTTCTGCGCGAGCATGGGCAACGCGTCGCGCGGAATCTTCAAGTCGCGCAGACGCTGCGTGATGCCCAGGCTGCGATTGAGCTCCTCGAGCCAGGCCGCGACCTGGCGGGCCGGGTCGGCATCGGGCACCAGACCCAGCGCCTCGGCCACGCGCGCGTATTGCTGCGAGTTCGTTTCGCCGTTGAACCGAATCGTCGTCGGTAGCACGAGGGCGTTCGCCAACCCGTGATGCGCGGCGAATTCGCTCGACAGCGGATGCGCCAGCGAATGAGCCGCGCCCAGGTCCTTTTGAAACGCGATGGCACCCATCGACGCGGCGATCAGCATGTAGCCGCGGGCCTCGAGATCGCCCGGCTGCTCGACGGCGCGCGGCAAGTACAACCGCACCAGGCGGATCGCCTCGAGCGCGATCGCATCACACAGCGGATGAAACACTGGACAGACATACGACTCGATGGCATGCGTCATCGCGTCCATGCCCGTCGCGGCCGTCAGATGTGCCGGCAGGCCGACGGTCAATTCCGGATCAAGAATCGCCAACTCGGGCATCATGGGCGGACCGCCCAGGACGACCTTGCGCCCGATGGACGGTACGGTCACGACGCTGCTGCGCCCCACCTCGCTGCCGGTGCCGGCGGTCGTGGGAATCGCGCAGAAGGGCACCAGCTTCGCCGGCAATTGATCGAGCTTGATGTCGACCAGCTTGGTGTCGGGATACTCGACCTTGAGCCGCAGCGCCTTGGCACCGTCGAGCCCGCTGCCGCCGCCCAGGCCGACGATGCCGTCGCAATTTGCGCGGCGGTAGGCTTCGTACGCGTCGTCGATGTCTTGTTCGAGCGGGTTCGGGTGAATCCCCGTAAACGGCTGCCAGGCACCCGGCCAAACCGTGTCGAGCACGTGCGCCGTCAGCTTGTAAGCCTCGGTCCGTGCCAGACCGTCGTCGGTCACCAACAGCGGCCGGGCAATGTTGTAGGTGGCCGCAAACTCGGCCAGCATCCGCCGCGCCCCGGGGCCGAAATGCATGCGCGTCGGAAAGCGAAACGTACTGATTTCCATCGAGCGCCTCGAGAACCGCGCCGGTCACAGCGCGAAGAGTCGGAAACGGGCGAATCTACGCCTCGCGCAAAAAACCGTCAAGCCGCGGGCCGAGGCGCCTGGTCGCAGGCGGGCAAGACTTGTCGCCGCCGATCACCGCCACCTAGACTAGCGCGTCTGCCCTACAGGGGCCGGTACGCATCCGGCCCCCTACCCCCTCACGGTGCATGCGAGGTCTCTCGATGCGATTTGCCGTCCGCATGACTTGGTGTTTGGCCGCCGTGGCGACGAGCGCGGCCCTGGCTCAGGAAGTGCCCCTCGTCGCGCCGACCGAGGCGCTGCCGCCCGAGCAGCAGCGGCAGATGTTTCACCTGCCGCCGGGCTTCGAGATTCAGCTTGTGGCCGCCGAGCCCGAAGTGCACAAACCGATGAATCTGCGCTTCGATCACCGGGGACGGATGTATGTCACCCAATCGGTCGAGTATCCCTACCCGGCCGCCGACGACGCGCCGAAACGGGACGAGATTCGCCGCTACAGCGAATTCGGACCCGACGGGCATGCCGGCAAGATCGAGACGATCGTCTCGGGTTTGAACATCCCGATCGGCGTGCTGCCCACCTCGGCGGGGCTGCTGTACTACAGCATTCCGCAGGTGTCTCTCGCCACCGACACCGACGGCGACGACGTGCCCGACCACAGCGAGCCGTTCGTCGGCACCTTCGGGTTTCGAGACACGCACGGCATGTGCTCGTCGCTGCATCGCGGTTTGGACGGCTGGGTCTATGCCACACACGGCTTTGCCAACACGTCGGAAGTCGCCGGCAGCGACGGGCAGAAGATCGTGATGAACTCGGGCAACACTTTCCGGATGAAGCTCGACGGCACCCATTGCGAACAACTCACTCACGGCCAGGTGAATCCCTTCGGGTTGTGTTTCGACCCGAGGATGAACCTCTACTCGGCCGACTGCCACTCGATGCCGGTCTACATGCTGTTGCGCGGCGCGTATTACCCCAGCTTCGGCAAGCCGCACGACGGGCTGGGGTTCGGCCCGCAGATGATTCGCCATCTGCACGGCTCGACCGGCATCGCGGGGGTGGTCTACTATGCGGCCGATCATTTTCCGGCGAGCTATCGCGACACGCTGTTTATCGGCAACCCGGTCACGGGCAGGATCAACCACGACCGATTGGCGCAGACCGGCTCGACGTTCGATTGCGTCGAGCAACCCGACTTCATTTCCTGTGACGATCTCTGGTTTCGACCCGTCGACGTGCAGTTGGGACCCGACGGGGCGCTGTACATCCTGGACTTCTACAACTGCATCATCGGGCACTACGAGGTGCCCTTGACGCATCCCCGGCGCGACCGGGAGCGCGGCCGGATTTGGCGCGTCGTCTACAAGGGCGACGACCCGACGTCGCGGCCGTTGGCGCCGCTGCCCGACATCACTTCGAAATCGGCCGACGAGTTGATCGCCCTGCTGCGGCAGGACAATCTCGAACTGCGCACGATGGCCACGCACGAGTTGGTCGATCGAATTGGCTCGGCCGCCATCGCTCCGGCCCGCGCCGCGCTCGAACATTCAACTCCCGACCAGCGCGCGCATTTGATCTGGGTGCTCGAGCGCCTGGGTGCGCTGGACGGTACGACCATCTTGCGGCTCGCCAACGACGGCGAGCCCGTAGTCCGGATCCACCTGATAAAAGCCTTGTCCGAACGGGCCGACTGGACGGCCGCGGGCTGCGATGTGCAAGGCCTGGTGCTCGCCCGGTTGCACGATGGCGATGCTTTCGTCGCCCGCGCCGCGGCCGAAGCGCTGGGCCGGCACCCGCGCCTCGATCAGCTGGGCCCGCTCCTGGAGGCCTGGAGCCTGGCGTCGCCGCAGGACACCCACCTGGTGCATGTCATTCGAATGGCCGCGCGCGATCATCTGTTGTTGCCCGAGGCCTTTGCCGAGGCCCGCCGTCTGGCCGAGGGCAACCCGCAGCGATTCGGCCAGGTAGCGGATCTCAGCTTAGGTGTCGCCAGCGCCGAAGCCGCCGCCTTCGTGCTCGACTACCTGCAAAGCCCCAGCGGCCCGCGCGATCGACTCGACCAGTTTCTGCAACATGCCGCCCAACAGGGGCCGCCTGAGCAATTCGCCGCGGCCTGCGGTTTTGCCGAGGGCCTGCAAGCCACCGAGCGCGGCACGCAACAGCTCGCTCTGCGAGCGCTGCAGCGTGCCGCGGCCGCGCGGGGTCTTGCGCTCACGCCCACGATTCGTACTTGGGCTACGCGTTTGGGCAACGAGCTGCTCACCGCCTCGGAAGAAGGCCCCGTGCGTGAGGGGATCGACCTGGCCCGCGAGCTGGGACTGGCCGAGCTGTTCGATGCGCTCGCGGCGCTGACCGAGTCGCAACCCCTGGCCGCGCTGCGGCCCGCCGCCGTCGATGCGTGCGTCGCCATCGACGGTCACCGGGCCGTGGGACTGCTGGCCCGGCTGCTCGCTTCTTCCGATCAGCCGCTCGATCTTCGACAAAAGGCCGCACAAGCGTTAGGCGCCGTCGGTAACGACGCCGCGCGCGAGGCCCTGTTGGCCCAATTGAGCACTGCGCCCGAACGGCTGGCGATCGAGATTGCCGCGGCGCTGGCGGCCAACCGCCCAGGTGCCGAAGGCCTGCTGGCGGTGATCCAAGCCGGCAAAGCCTCGCCGCGGCTGCTCCAAGAGCTGAACGTCGAGAATCGATTGCGCGCGGCGGGCGTGCCGGAGCTCGATGCACAGCTTCAACAACTCACCTCAGGACTGCCGCCGCGCGACGAACGCGTCCGGCAGTTGATCGATCAGCGCCGCGAGGGCTTTCACCGTGCGTCGGCCGACGTGGCCGCCGGCCAGGCCGTCTTCAAGCAGCGCTGCGCGGCGTGCCATCGCTTGGGCGGAGAAGGCA
It includes:
- a CDS encoding App1 family protein: MNPTRSACCWASGTILAGWLALGLPTTIGALEPVTNLKADERIVFYPTYGHLDPQAGVRLWIEGVVLESRHGAGATARLAQLFGLPDNADESALFRERVAHFLVDHERDKRVIVRVGRLEHEFAPTAADGVFSGEIDIEALAAAGFDPAAVAREQRLRVQAVLPDHDRRQFGIDVQLIGHQGWSVVCDIDDTVKVTQVNDHSELMNNTFFRPFRAVQGMPEALAAWRRAGAAFHYVSASPKQLVEPLAQFLHDAGLPPGSMHLRTFRFGGSDMLEVEEHHDGFKASVIARILQHFPERRFVLVGDSSQRDPEIYGKLARENPLQIAAIFIRNCTGEPHGTPRYEAAFSQISPQRWRVFDDPAPLALAAGALAP
- a CDS encoding tetratricopeptide repeat protein, with translation MMFKEPPWSSICWLACAACLSTAGCSEQQQQARSAFQRGQAAMEAEDYETAVREFSVTLEHRPTDVEALEARADCWESLHDYAKAVEDWSMMIRSDRESTELARRYARRGAAYYREHRYDDAIRDYNNSLYLDDQQADIWESRADACRDAGRLGEALYSIQRAIDLKPQESHLRFRMRARIYESLGRNDEALSDYYRALDTTPDDYRAYILCGWLEHRLGHRDAATQVFERLREHAGDLPWVISELADYYHAIGDDIEAITLITHAIAIESGEDGAFNDARYRMQRAEWFVELGMLPEARADYEAVLAMDEDDFAASFRREALLGKSKLLLKLKRPRQAVEAAKAAAALDERDSEAYRCLAAALVASHRLDAARMALDEIIDRTGALVARADRAEIYERLGRPDLALDDADHVLSVVRDPVWYGLDEAYGRARVLRGRILAARGEGDAAQATLAGATQWTSDLEATLETRADAWQQLGNEPAAALDRFRACRFGGLSKPSLDD
- a CDS encoding glutamine synthetase family protein, which produces MSAKHDSGFLPAWFTADEIDTVIVAVPDVYGRLLGKRFTYSHFARSVEKSGTHLCNYLLTVDVEMNPMPGFRLASWDQGYGDFHAAVDLHSMRRLPWHPGTALAIADLLDADHRPIAPSPRAVLRRQLERLSSADQVAMMASELEFYLFHNSYAEAHALTFRDLTPSSDYLIDYHLLQPGRDEDLMRRLRNEMTDAGIVVEGSKGEWGRGQHEVNLLYAEALQMADQHVIYKYGAKDIAAQLGRAITFMAKWDAQQAGSSFHLHTSLWNKNESRNLFWDATKSAGSAVFRQFLGGLLKYGRELCYFFAPTVNSYKRFQAASWAPTRLAWAYDNRTTALRVVGHGDGFRIENRSPGADANPYLAFAATLAAGLAGIAERLDCGEPYRGNAYEDETLPRLPQSLEEAAELLNASQVARAALGDEVVDFYVHTARLEAGLYRAAVTDWERQRYFEQL
- a CDS encoding aldehyde dehydrogenase family protein, whose product is MHAAVSTAANKTSSPAGAIPDALLIGGTWRREASGGRIELIEPATEQVWCAVPAAGKPEIDDAVASAGEAFRTAAWARISPRERSNALFRLAELIRQHADELALLEARNVGKPLGSARWEILAGARCFEYYAGAIPRFVGETLPVSGQGFDYTLHVPIGVVAAIVPWNFPFCMACWKCAPALATGNAVILKPASLTPLTALALGQLAEQAGIPAGIFQVIAGRGSLVGDYLVSHPGVRKIAFTGETTTGARILKLAADDIKRVSLELGGKSPNIVFADADWEAAAAAAPMAVFDNTGQDCCARSRVLIEASIYDRFVEALVSATRALVVGDPLDAQTQIGPMVSQAQRETVEGYLQLARQEGGRILCGGERPKSPGFYLTPAVVEGLPNESRTCQEEIFGPVACVLPFRNEREAIELANASIYGLSGSLWTRDLERALRVARAVETGVLSVNTNSSVYQEAPFGGFKRSGVGRDLGIEAMRLYTEVKNVFIRVNEEAGG
- a CDS encoding iron-containing alcohol dehydrogenase — protein: MEISTFRFPTRMHFGPGARRMLAEFAATYNIARPLLVTDDGLARTEAYKLTAHVLDTVWPGAWQPFTGIHPNPLEQDIDDAYEAYRRANCDGIVGLGGGSGLDGAKALRLKVEYPDTKLVDIKLDQLPAKLVPFCAIPTTAGTGSEVGRSSVVTVPSIGRKVVLGGPPMMPELAILDPELTVGLPAHLTAATGMDAMTHAIESYVCPVFHPLCDAIALEAIRLVRLYLPRAVEQPGDLEARGYMLIAASMGAIAFQKDLGAAHSLAHPLSSEFAAHHGLANALVLPTTIRFNGETNSQQYARVAEALGLVPDADPARQVAAWLEELNRSLGITQRLRDLKIPRDALPMLAQKAFEDGCHLTNPRPCTVEDLLRMYEEAW
- a CDS encoding c-type cytochrome, producing MRFAVRMTWCLAAVATSAALAQEVPLVAPTEALPPEQQRQMFHLPPGFEIQLVAAEPEVHKPMNLRFDHRGRMYVTQSVEYPYPAADDAPKRDEIRRYSEFGPDGHAGKIETIVSGLNIPIGVLPTSAGLLYYSIPQVSLATDTDGDDVPDHSEPFVGTFGFRDTHGMCSSLHRGLDGWVYATHGFANTSEVAGSDGQKIVMNSGNTFRMKLDGTHCEQLTHGQVNPFGLCFDPRMNLYSADCHSMPVYMLLRGAYYPSFGKPHDGLGFGPQMIRHLHGSTGIAGVVYYAADHFPASYRDTLFIGNPVTGRINHDRLAQTGSTFDCVEQPDFISCDDLWFRPVDVQLGPDGALYILDFYNCIIGHYEVPLTHPRRDRERGRIWRVVYKGDDPTSRPLAPLPDITSKSADELIALLRQDNLELRTMATHELVDRIGSAAIAPARAALEHSTPDQRAHLIWVLERLGALDGTTILRLANDGEPVVRIHLIKALSERADWTAAGCDVQGLVLARLHDGDAFVARAAAEALGRHPRLDQLGPLLEAWSLASPQDTHLVHVIRMAARDHLLLPEAFAEARRLAEGNPQRFGQVADLSLGVASAEAAAFVLDYLQSPSGPRDRLDQFLQHAAQQGPPEQFAAACGFAEGLQATERGTQQLALRALQRAAAARGLALTPTIRTWATRLGNELLTASEEGPVREGIDLARELGLAELFDALAALTESQPLAALRPAAVDACVAIDGHRAVGLLARLLASSDQPLDLRQKAAQALGAVGNDAAREALLAQLSTAPERLAIEIAAALAANRPGAEGLLAVIQAGKASPRLLQELNVENRLRAAGVPELDAQLQQLTSGLPPRDERVRQLIDQRREGFHRASADVAAGQAVFKQRCAACHRLGGEGTKIGPELDGIGQRGLDRLLEDVLSPSTNVDQAFRSTLVATTDGRSLSGLALREEGQVLVLADAEGKEVRVALDDIDERSATPLSPMPGNLADLVPEADFYHLFAFLLSQKQPPAKP